The genome window aattttgcaatttatatattattattagtattacatcaagatttttataatataaaatttattttatcctacaaatattaattttgaatcattaatatactttttatcagacaaccacaaaattattttattctacaaatattaatattaaataattaatataatttttataggccgccgcaacgcgcggatttTCAACTAGTATTAAACTAAAGCTAAATATACGGGTAGTCGTGAAGGAATAAGGATTAGCCACCTGGCGGTTCTTGGGTCTCCACGGAGCGGGGTTTCCTTTTTCCTCAGACCAATTCTGTTGCGTATGACAGCCGGCAGAATCTAGGAACCAGGCTGCAGAATcgtatgtatttttttaagtaaatttgaaaaacataaattttcaaatttaaaaaagtttatattccctattttacatatttttgatttttgataaagACCCGTTATCtaattagtattttttatttacgATGAAAAATTGTTGTTAAGTTTTGGACAGTCTGTAGTCAAAAAATAGAGTGCACTAGAATTAAAGAAACGATGGAAATCTAAAAATCCGAGCAACACAAGCCAGCCTGGACTGTGCTCCCTCACCAGATCTTTGCctttaaaccaacttttttaGCCTTTTCAAaccacctctctctctctctctctctctctctctctcatatcTCTCCACAATTCATTCCCTCTCTCCCTAGAAAAagtcctctctctctctcaaaatctCTCCCTGAATATAATCTCTCTCTCCACAAATATTACTACATGTCCTATCTTCCAAAAGTACATATCACCCATCATAAACTATTACATAATAATCTGACAGTTACAACATTCATCCttgtaataataaatttcaCAAAACAAAAGCCCTATCACACCATTatcatcatcaccatcatcCCTTCTCTTTCTTTCTCACGACCCCATCTCTGTCTCTTCCATTTCGCCAGCTTTTTCAATGCATCCCCACAAATTTactcataaaaaatttaatataatatcacaGCCAAGCGATCTCTTGATATAAAGGTAAACCTTGATTTTCTGATCATCATTCATCACGTAAGATCGATCACAGATCTCTGTAATTTCATGTCATGTTTCTTAGTTGCCTGAGTTTCGTGAAAAACATATTTTAGCCAATTGTTCCGTCGGAAAATATCATGCAAAATATGATAATTGTTGTGCACATAatgtatatatttggtttatggGTTGTTGTGTAGCGGTTAATGTACTGTACATTGAGAATTAATTTGATGGCCTTGTGAATATGATATTTGATTCGTTAATATTTATGTTGTGTTCAAAATTTTGTTCATTGTGAACCTtgtttttaattgataatataattttaataatgcaATACTCATAATTTGCTTTTGAAATTCCAACTGTGCGTAAAAGAGCAGAGAACTCAGAATTTTTTTACATCTATGTTTAGAGTCGTGAAAGCGTAAGTTTTGGTGTTATTGCACCATTCGTTTGCTGGTTTTAGTCGACGTGTTCTTGAGTGCCACCATTCTTTTGCTGGTTTTAGTTAATGTGTTCTTGAGTGCCACTAATATTATAGAGAATAATTTCAGACCTCAAAGGAGTAGTTAATTTATTCTTGCATCTTGAGCTTCTACCGGTATCCCGTGTATAGATTTTGAAAGTGTGGAAGGCGTTGTTTTATACTAATCGGAGAATAGTACTCGTGAATTCAAGTTTTAGAACCTTATTGTTTCTACACGGAGCTTACTTTTTGAGTGCAAAATAAGAAAATGTATCGGGCAATAGTGGATTTAGATTAATACTTCGATTTTATTTGTGAAActttagatattattatattcatgagTGTTAATTTGTATATTTCAACGTACTCGTTCCCTGTTTTGTATCTGCAGCTGTTACTTATTTGGAAATTCTACAACTGGGAAGTCAGAAAGGTTTTTTCCTCCTTTTTTTATCTTGAGAGTGACGGTAATAAGATCAGAATCTACATAATGTCTAGCTCGAGAAAAGCTTTGGAACCTGCATTTCAGGGTGCAGGGCAGAAACCGTATCCTTAATTAATGTCTTAAAAGAATCTATGTTGGTAGCAATGTTGTTCTTGTTAGTTAGCGTATCTGCAAAATCGTCCTATGTCAACACGATATGAAAAATCCATTGATGTAAATTAATGTTCTTAACTTAATGTAATTTCTTGATTCCTGATTTTCACGTTCTCTTTTACATTAGTTTGTACTTAACCCTTACTAGAGGAACTGAGATATGGAGAATTGAGAATTTTGTGCCAGTAGCATTGCCCAAATCTGATTATGGCCGATTCTATTCAGGGGATTCGTATATAGTCCTGCAGGTTATTATGGCTTTCATGCAGTCTTCTTATGTTTTCTCTTTTGTTTCAAACAAAgtcaataattaaaatcatactACTTGCTTCATATTGTTTATTTGCAGACAAGTCCAGGTAGGGGAGGTGCTTATTTGTTTGACATACACTTCTGGCTAGGAAAAGATACAAGCCAGGTAAGTTATTATCTCTTTCTGTTGGCATTTTAGTCCTTTACTACTAGCTGGAAGTTTGTTCTAACAAGATATATAAAACTCATCATAGGATGAAGCTGGAACAGCAGCTATAAAGACTGTAGAGCTTGATGAAATGCTTGGTGGGCGTGCAGTGCAGCACAGGGAACTACAAGGTCACGAGTCGGATAAATTTTTATCGTACTTCAAACCATGTATTATACCACTAGAAGGGGGTGTTGCATCAGGATTTAAGAAACCTGAAGAGGAAGAGTTTGAGACAAGATTATACGTCTGTAAAGGAAAACGAGCTGTTAGATTGAAGCAGGTGTGACTTCGGCAGCCCATGAGAAAAGTCTTGCGGATGTAACAAACTATGTTTGGAGTATAATACGATTTCTTTCCTTATCCAGGTCCCCTTTGCTCGGACTTCGTTGAATCATGATGATGTCTTCATACTGGACACTGAAGATAAAATTTTTCAATTCAATGGCTCAAACTCCAATATTCAGGAAAGGGCCAAAGCATTAGAAGTGATTCAGGTTTTAAAAGAAAAGTATCATGAGGGAACGTGTAATGTCGCTATTGTTGGTATGAGGTTGATTTTAATGTTCCTTCTTTTCAATTATTAAGCATAGTCAGGTCATTTGATCTGGAACTTGTTTATCTCGGTTTctattttatatctttttaacTCATTCATTACTGTGGAGTTGTGGATCTGAATCAGCATTCGTTACTTATATGCGTGTGTTATACCTATGCACCAGATGACGGAAAGCTAAAAACCGAGTCAGATTCTGGTGAATTCTGGGTCCTATTTGGTGGCTTTGCTCCACTTGGTAAAAGAGTTACCAGTGAAGACGATGTTGTTCCTGAGAGAAAGGCTCCTGAACTATACAGGTAATTCTGTTTCCTGGTTTCAattaacattttcttttatgtTAAACACCTTTCTTAATAAGTCAAAGGACTGAGGAGTTGGACATTAAAGTTTAATGGGTTAGATCATGTGATTTTTCTGTGTCTCCTGCCTATCAAAAATTTCTTTCTACCATGCACTCATATATTTGTCCTATTCCCGAAATAATTGACAAATTGCTCCACAAGAGTTTATGAGAGGTTTCTAATTTATGTAAAACAATTTGGTTTTTGTGTGGGTTTATAATGTATACAAATAAGGCTAGACCCTGAACCTGGTTTCTTAAATCTTGCCAAGGACTTAATCTCTGATAGAAGTTACTGGAGATGACGCACTAGGATAGTGGATATCTTCACAGAGTATCAAAAAAAGtactccaacactatcctactgattacctaaatcactagcacaatcCAAAATTTtttagccattacctatttttaggtaacctctagtcattacctatttaatatttatgaataaaatattcatttacctCATTTTGTCTTTATCTTTCCCCTCCTTTTCCCGTTCTTtccctcaaatttattattaaaataataatagggaacaaAAATAGGGATTGCTACTGGAGTTGACATTAAAAGTagattccctaaatcactaggactcAGTAGCACTCATtattctatattattaattattaataggtgagataggtaacctattggacttgctcttaatacTTTGCAGTCGCTCCTACTTCTTTGTACTATACTTGTTAGAATAGTGTAATGGGTTTAACATTTTATCTGTTGTATTGTGATAATTCTGTGCAGTTTCTAGTTTAATAGTTATTTAGATCTCTATAGTGttgtaattttaaataatatttgcaTATTCTAGTAACTTTTAAGGAATTTTTTGCTTCATGAAAACAGTCTCTCTGCTCGGAGTAGGGATAATGTCTACTTACATTTTACCTTGGGTATGCTTGGTTTGGGTTGATTTAGAAATAAGCTAAGTTCTGGTCAGTAGCTGTATCTGATTGTGTATTACTCTCTTATCTgtagaattttttattgttgATGTATGATCCGAGGCGTTGAAACCTTTATTGAATTTTGTTGCAGCATTGTTGGTGGTCAAGTCAATGCTGTAGCTGGTGAACTGTCCAAATCTTCATTAGCAAATAACAAATGTTTTCTGTTAGATTGTGGTGCTGAAGTATTCGTGTGGATTGGTCGGTTAACAAAATTAGAAGATAGAAAAGCTGCTGTAAAATCCGCTGAGGTAGTTATATAATTCAGATCACCATGATAATGATGCTAGAATGATTCCACACCTTATCTATTTCATTCCCTTTCTAAATAAGCAACCTTGggtgatttttttaaaggatTTTATTGCTAGTCAAAATAGACCAAAGTCAACATATGTAGCCCGTCTTATTCAAGGACACGAGACAACTGCATTCAAGGCCAAATTTGATTCATGGCCTTCAGGCTCGGCACCCTCTGCTCCCGAGGAAGGTAGAGGAAGAGTTGCAGGTAGATACTAATTCATACACATCTTATCATAAAAAACTGCAGATATTTGTGGAACCGTAAAAATCAATTTGACTAGGAAACTCTTTGAATACTTGTAGCTTTTCTCAAGAAACAGGGTGTTGCCTTAAAAGGATCTTCAAAGAGCGCTTCTGTTAAGAGTGCCCCCGTTAACGAGGAAATCCCACCTTTGCTTGAAGGAGATGGAAAAACTGAGGTTGGCTTTTTAGACATTATGGTGCAGTTAGCACCTAGagggtttattttatataatgaacaatGAGATACCCAAAAATGGTTTGTATACAAGTTAAGTTAAGATTACGGTTAAATAAGCCTAATTGATAACTTAACATGTTGAGCTATCTAAATGGTAataataagataaaataaaattgatcaaGCTCAAGCCGATCAGTGCTCCGAAGGAGTTCCCTatgttaattaaataaacaactGTAGTTGAGCTTGGTTCCTTTGTTTACACCTACAGTTTGAGCAATCGGGCATGAGTATTTATGGTAATAGAACAAATCCAGTTTCAAAAGTGCTAAGCATGGCTTGACTTTAGAAACTATGTTCATTAACAGACCTACTTAGTAACTTACCTACCCATTAAGGTTATGTAGATAAGCAAAGTTCGTTCTTCGAAGTAAATAATTCAGATCCTATAAATGTTAATAACACACACAGAACTACATGGAAATATGAATCTAAATAAGTCAAGTTATTTTAACCACTTCATAGATATAAAAACAAGTATCTTCCATGTACAAACAAAGCCATAGAACTGAGAAAAGTATCTTCACTTAATTAAAAGTATATGATTTTTATAGATTAATATCAATGAACTACAGGCACATCTACACCTTTGTGGTTTgcaatcttattttattatggATTGActtaaatacacacacacacaaatttgattaatatatttacaGAGATCAGCAATTTTAACTACCTTGTCGGTACTTGTGTggttaatacacacacacatatgtatgaTTCTCATGTCAAATAGCATGTTCCAGGAGTGAATAATTGAATTTTCAGGTGTGGCACATTGAAGGAAGTGATAAAACTCCAGTGCCAAAAGAAGACATAGGTAAATTTTATGGTGGAGATTGCTACATTGTTCTCTACACTTATAATCATCAGCAACATCAACATGACAAGAAAGAAGATTACTACTTATGCTACTGGATTGGGAAGGATAGTGTCGAGGTAATTTATTTCCCATTGTCATCATCTGCAACAGAAATATTTGAAAGCCAAGACACGTGAATGCATATCtactgaaaaataataaaagacaaTTTATAGGTGGGTGTACGGAAGTGTGTAATGTAAGGAATCAAAGACCTTATGTTGTATTCTCATCACACACTTCTTGGTCAATATTGATCAATAACATAAATGGTGAACTACGAGATGTCATAGTTGATGTGCTCTTGCATCACAAAATACCAGCACAAACTGGTTATAACTAGCAATTATCCTATCATTTTTTTCCTTAGATTAGCAGTTTGATTTTTATTGTTAGCAACCTTTGCAGCTTCCGATTGTCTAACTACACTACATACTACATAGCAAGTATATGTGAAGTAATTTAGCACTTGGCATTTTGCTTGTGGCAGAACTTTTACCATACTAGTGTCATTTCTTGCATGTTTCTGCAACGTGTTCAACTTTATCCTCTATAAGGATTAGGTTTTACATGAATATTTAATGATAGACATAAATATTTTGCATGTTTAGGAAGACCAAAAGAATGCAGCTCAATTAACTGGCACCATGTCTAGATCACTGAAGGGACGACCTGTGCAGGTACCTTCATCATCCACCACTATGATGAACATAATTAAAAGAAAGTATGTAATAATTAATGCTTTCTCAGGGTCGTATTTATCAAGGGAAAGAACCACCACAGTTTCTTGCCATCTTTCAGCAGATGGTTGTCCTTAAGGTATATTGATAAGATCTTGTTATTGCTAAATTAAACTTCTATGTGGTGATGCTTATGCCCATTCTCGgacctcccccccccccccccccccccccccccctccccctctctctcacacacacgcacacaatATGGCTTTATTTATGCAATTTCATTTTTTCTTAGGGAGGAATAAGTTCTGGCTACAAAAATTATATTGCCGAGAAAGGGTTGAAAGATGAAACTTACAGTGGTGACTGTGTTGCACTGATTCAAATATTGGGGACCGCTGTGCATCAGAAAAAAGCTGTGCAAGTTGACGCGGTATGTTCTATAAGTGGTTTTGTTTTGTCTCTTAGTTTATATATGTGGGCACTGTACTTTAAACTTTGTAGTTATGTGTACTCTGTCATTTAGGATCCTCAAGCGTTTTTGGTATATGTGTTTCTTTAAAACTCAGGTGGCCACCTCCATGAACACTAATCATTGTTTTATTCTGCAATCTGGCTCGACTATGACCATCTGGAAAGGAAGTAAGAGCACACCAGAGCAACAACAGCTAGCCATCAAAGTTGCAAGCTTCTTGAAGGTATGCCCATGGCGATGATTATAACCTGGGCAGACCATGTACCTTTATACTCATGAATATGATATCTTTGAAGTAAAGTTCTAGTCATATTTTACAGTATATTCGTCGTATTTTACATGTAGTTAGACTTACAATACCATGGAACCGGAAAAGAATTCGAAATAAGGTGATAGCTCAGATTAATCAAATGACTTGCATGTTTTCTGGGATAAGTATAAGATTTTTGAAAACTTAACCAATTATGTGGGTTATAACTAGATTCCAACCTTGTAAGTAGTAAGAATATATAAACTCCATGGGGGACCGCTTAACATTGATTTGTGCAGCATAGCTTAGCCATCTTTTAACCTTTGTCATTTGGCTATTAAATTTTGCTGACTGACACTTGAGAATTTTTGCAACTGAAAAAAGAGAAATATTAGATTTCCCTGTTTATAATAAACATTGTATTGGAAGGCCAAATAGAATTAACTTTAATCgtttttatatttgtacatTTAGCCTGGTGCAGATAAGAAAAATTCTAAAGAAGGAACTGAACACTCATCATTCTGGTCTGCTCTTGGAGGACGAAAGAGTTACACCAGCGAAAAAGAGTCTTCGGACTTCACTCGAGATCCCCACTTGTTCACATTCTCAATTGATGAAGGTGGTGtatctttaaaaataaattgtttaaaaaataactCACACTCATTTACTGCATTAAGTTTTAAGACAACTGTTATAACTTTATCTACATATCTGAAAGTATAAGTTTTTTTATACAAGCTGGTATCCCTCTTATTTACTTTTTAACTGACAACTCCTGCTGCACTGTGGACCTCCCCAGGAAAATTAGAGGTAAGAGTTATTTGTCTGATTATGCTCCATGATATCTAACTTAGACTCTTAACTCTTATTAGCTTTATAGTTTTATGTTCTATAATCGACAGTTCAAGGAAGTCTACAATTTTTCTCAAGATGACTTGTTGACTGAGGATGTAATGATACTCGATTCACATGCTGAGGTGTTTGTCTGGGTTGGTCAGCGCGCAGATTCCAAAGAAAAGCAAAATTCGCTTGAAAACGGTCAGGTACTGCTAGATTAATCTGAGCTTTGCAGAGATGATGCGTTTCAATCTGTACTTGTATCAACCATTAAAGATCATTGCAGATATACATTGATATGGCTGTATCTTTGGATGAGTTGTCCCCACATGTTCCATTTTACAAAGTTACGGAAGGAAATGAACCATGCTTCTTCACGTCATTCTTTTCATGGGATCCTTCTAAAGCCAATGTATGTCTTGCATATTCAACACTTAtctttttcatattaataaattgattgCTTCTACatagttaaatttatattttcagcaGTGATGATGAGGTTAAAAATGATATGAGGTAAACAATGGTCACTTGATTGAAAGCACGCAgacaaaaaatgaaaagaaaaagaagactgAATCAAAGTTATAGAACTGGGTTTAGGGTTTATGGAGATTATTAGCAAACCAAGAGGTTTGCCTTTCTATTCGCACTACAAAAATAAACACAAGGCTACTATATAAGCACTAATATAGAAGTTAAAGGGACACAGAGTGGAATTTGAACAATAAAAAGTTGCTTAAGCAATTATCAATGATGTTTCACTAgtattctttttttaaattttcatcgGTGTATTCCTCCGAAATATCCTCTCCAAAAATAATCATTTGAATTGGAATTGATCATCCTGCCCCATGTTAAGTCAGTTAAGAAAGGTTCTTTGCATACAGGGAAtgtacttttaaattttaaaattccttCTGATATATGAGCCCCTTGTTACTGTTGTGATTTTATATGTTACCATATTATGCTAGATGCGTATCTCTTTTTATagtgattcttttttttttttctatatttttttgactTCCTTTCTCCCCTGGATGCAAAACAAGGCTCATGGAAATTCATTTCAAAGGAAAGCTATGCTACTCTTTGGGACTGGTCCTGATGCAGAGGTAAACCCTTCAATTACTCCTTATTTTGAACTCTTCAAATATTACTCTTTACTAAAAG of Daucus carota subsp. sativus chromosome 3, DH1 v3.0, whole genome shotgun sequence contains these proteins:
- the LOC108211392 gene encoding villin-3, encoding MSSSRKALEPAFQGAGQKPGTEIWRIENFVPVALPKSDYGRFYSGDSYIVLQTSPGRGGAYLFDIHFWLGKDTSQDEAGTAAIKTVELDEMLGGRAVQHRELQGHESDKFLSYFKPCIIPLEGGVASGFKKPEEEEFETRLYVCKGKRAVRLKQVPFARTSLNHDDVFILDTEDKIFQFNGSNSNIQERAKALEVIQVLKEKYHEGTCNVAIVDDGKLKTESDSGEFWVLFGGFAPLGKRVTSEDDVVPERKAPELYSIVGGQVNAVAGELSKSSLANNKCFLLDCGAEVFVWIGRLTKLEDRKAAVKSAEDFIASQNRPKSTYVARLIQGHETTAFKAKFDSWPSGSAPSAPEEGRGRVAAFLKKQGVALKGSSKSASVKSAPVNEEIPPLLEGDGKTEVWHIEGSDKTPVPKEDIGKFYGGDCYIVLYTYNHQQHQHDKKEDYYLCYWIGKDSVEEDQKNAAQLTGTMSRSLKGRPVQGRIYQGKEPPQFLAIFQQMVVLKGGISSGYKNYIAEKGLKDETYSGDCVALIQILGTAVHQKKAVQVDAVATSMNTNHCFILQSGSTMTIWKGSKSTPEQQQLAIKVASFLKPGADKKNSKEGTEHSSFWSALGGRKSYTSEKESSDFTRDPHLFTFSIDEGKLEVREVYNFSQDDLLTEDVMILDSHAEVFVWVGQRADSKEKQNSLENGQIYIDMAVSLDELSPHVPFYKVTEGNEPCFFTSFFSWDPSKANAHGNSFQRKAMLLFGTGPDAETNDGVHTQRAAALAALNSAFNSTSETSQATETSEGGHSEGGHTQRAAALAALNSAFSSSSETSHATENKSNETNQGGHTQRAAALAALNAAFSSSSGTSQDKSKVTSGGGHTQRAAALAALNSAFSSSSEPKRAPSPKPAGASSGSQRAAAVAALSFVFRAKNKVSPPISPRQSSRNTPTEPVISGSSENLPEVEDPTETHTPTETQVEEAETVEPVKESNEESEPKPEPVSESNEETESKPEPVSESTEESEPKPEPVLESTEESEPKPEAEQDEENGSESENTYSYDRLKSNSDNPVTGIDLKRREAYLSDEEFETIFGMSKEAFSKFPRWKQDMLKKKHDLF